cctcccctccccatgcCCTGCTCCTGGCCCCCTGCCCAGTTAACGTCCTAGAGCCCCTGGCCCCTGCCTTTGCCTTCATTCTGACCTCCAACCTCCTTTTTCTCCTGTGCTTGCTCCTTCCACCCTTGTGTCCTTGCTGCTGATTGTAGAGAACTGCCCCCCCCCTTCCATGCATGTGACCCTCAACAAGTCCCATTGCAGGGACCCAGGAGGCCCTGGctttggagagggtggggcccagctggaGGGTTGGGCCTCCAGAAGATGCCACCATCCCTGAGCCCACCAGTTCTGTCCCCACTGAGACTAGGCAGCCTGCCGTGACCACTGCCCACTCTCTCCCCAGGACATGTCATGGTCAATGGCCCCACCACCCCGATCCCTGTCAAGGCTAACCCCAGCCCCACGGACCCTGTCGTGCCTGCTGTGCCCATAGGTAGGTGAGCGTCACTGTGCCCACTCgaggggtgaggggagggtgCCGCCTGCAGGGTGGACCAACACTCCTGTCGGCCCCAGGCCCGCCCCCCGCTGGCTTCCGAGAAGTCCTGCTGCGGGAGGGGCCCGAGGGCTTCGCTCGAGCCGTGCGGAACCACCAGGGGCTGCTGCTGATGGACACCACCTTCAGAGATGCCCACCAATCCCTGCTGGCCACTCGCGTGCGCACCCACGATCTCAAAAAGATTGCCCCCTATGCTGCCCACAACTTCAGCAGCCTCTTCAGCATGGAGAACTGGGGAGGTGAGCGAGGATGGCTGGGCCCTGGGCACCGCCCAGCAGGAATCTGTTCACTGTGCGCCCGGCCCCCCAGGCCGGGCCTCGGGGGCTCCAGGAGGGAAGCCGGAGACACCAGCGCTGTGTGACGCTGAGGGAAGAGCGGAAAAGGCTCCGTGCTTGTTTGTTCCATCAGCGTTGACTGGGGCCCCCTTGGCCAGGCCCAGCGCGGGGCTGGAGGTTGCAGGGCTGAGGCCCAGCCCTGTCCTCAGGAAGGGAAAAGCCTGTGAGCTTTGGGGTCAGGAGCTTGAGAGACCCCAAAGATAAGGAGGGCCTGGCATTGGGGCTGGAGGCTCAGGCTGCAGAGGGTGTGGTGTGGGCCCCAGGGCCTGTCGGTGCTGACCTGGGTCTCTCCCGGGCCACGTAGGAGCCACGTTTGACGTCGCGATGCGCTTCCTCTACGAGTGCCCCTGGCGGCGGCTGCAGGAGCTCCGGGAGCTCATCCCCAACATCCCATTCCAGATGCTGCTGCGGGGGGCCAACGCCGTGGGCTACACCAACTACCCTGACAATGTGGTCTTCAAGTGagcctggcaggggtgggggcattCGGGCTTATGCTTCCTCCAAGCAGACTCTAAACCACTCTGCAGCTGCACCCAGCAGGGTTGGTGTCGGAAATGTGAGGCAGAGAACAGGAAGGGTCTAAATCGTGCTCCCCTTCCTGCCACCCCACCATTTGACTCACCTGGCAGTGGAGGCCCCAAGGGGGCAAGTGACTTGCCCTGGGCCAGGTGGTGTAGAGCTGGGACTGGAACCCAGGCCTCAGGACCCCTGTTCAGTGCCCTTGCTTCCACAGCTGCCACTGCCTTGCCAAGCACAGAGCCCCACGCTGAACCTCATACCTGGGCGGACTTTGCCGTGTGAGACCCAGTGCTGCCCAGTGACCCAGCTGTGCTCTCCGTACTGGCCCTGCGATAGCCATGCCCCTGCCAGGCCAGGCCCTCAGACCTGATCCCCCCAGGGGCTGTGGGGCAGGCCAGGAGCCCGAGAAGGCTGTgctggtgggggtgtggggggtgggctAATCCCGAAGCTCTCCCTGCCCGCTTAGGTTTTGTGAGGTGGCCAAAGAGAATGGCATGGATGTCTTCCGAGTCTTTGACTCCCTCAACTACTTGCCAAACCTGTTGCTGGGCATGGAGGCGGCAGGCAGTGCTGGAGGCGTGGTGGAGGCCGCTATCTCGTACACGGGGGACGTGGCAGACCCCAGCCGCACCAAGTACTCGCTGCAGTACTACATGGGCCTGGCGGAAGAGCTGGTGCGGGCTGGCACCCACATTCTGTGCATTAAGGTGCTGGGCTCAACCCCGCCCCCAAAACCACCCCACCTCACCACCATGCTCGCCCATCTCCGCTGCTTCACCCATGTGCCTTCCTtacccatttttctctttcttcatttcctgcAGGATATGGCGGGGCTACTGAAGCCGGCAGCGTGCACCATGCTGGTCACCTCCCTCCGGGAACGCTTCCCCGACCTCCCGCTGCACATCCACACCCACGACACGTCGGGGGCAGGCGTGGCGGCCATGCTGGCCTCTGCCCAGGCCGGGGCTGACGTGGTGGATGTGGCTGCTGACTCCATGTCTGGGATGACTTCCCAGCCCAGCATGGGGGCCCTGGTGGCTTGTACCCGAGGGACTCCCCTGGACACAGGTAGAAACCACGGCAACCTACGGCCCTCCCCTTCTCAGAGCAGCAGCCCCCACCAGGCCCACCTCTCACTTCTTAGAATCCAGATGTCCACCCCACCCTTGCCTCCCATCCTCCTCAAGTCTGAGATGCAACTCGAGCTGGCCCGGGGGTCCTGGGAGGAAGACCTGGCTCAGGCCCGTTCCTGAGCCCCCCCCCCACTCTGGCCTCTCTTCAGGGGTGGCCCTGGAGCGCGTGTTTGACTACAATGAGTACTGGGAGGGGGCCCGGGGCCTGTACGCGGCCTTCGACTGCACAGCCACCATGAAGTCCGGCAACTCAGACGTGTACGAGAACGAGATCCCGGGGGGCCAGTACACCAACCTGCACTTCCAGGCCCACAGCATGGGGCTCGGCTCCAAGTTCAAGGAGGTGAAGAAGGCCTACGTGGAGGCGAACCAGATGCTGGGCGACCTCATCAAGGTGAGCCGGGCCCCTGCTCTCGCCTGACATGCCTTCCGCACGCCCTGCCTCTGGCACCCTAACACCCCAGGGCCCTTCTCCTCAGGTGACGCCCTCCTCCAAGATCGTGGGAGACCTGGCCCAGTTCATGGTGCAGAACGGGCTGAGCCGGGCGGAGGCCGAGGCCCAGGCAGAGGAGCTGTCCTTCCCCCGCTCCGTGGTGGAGTTCCTGCAGGGCTACATCGGCGTCCCCCACGGGGGCTTCCCCGAGCCTCTGCGCTCTAAGGTAGGGCGGGCCCAGCACGCTGTGAGGGTGGGTGTTGGGAGCAGCAATCAGGCATGACCCCTCTGCTTTGCTCCCCAGGTGCTGAAGGACCTGCCGAGGCTGGAGGGGCGGCCTGGAGCCTCCCTGCCACCCCTGGACCTGCAGGTGCTGGAGAAGGAGCTGGTCGAGCGGCACGGGGAGGAGATGACCCCTGAGGACGTGCTCTCAGCAGCCATCTATCCCGACGTCTTTACCCACTTCAAGGACTTCACTGCCACCTTTGGCCCCCTGGATAGTCTCAATACCCGCCTCTTCTTACAGGGACCCAAAATTGCAGAAGAGTTTGAGGTCAGTGGCTCTGGCACTTAGCACAGCCCACCCGCACACCTGCTCCAGGGCCCCAGACTTTGCCTTGGTTGCCACTCAGCCTCACAGGCTTGGGGGCAGCAAGGACCCTTGAGGGACCAGTGAGCTAGGCCTGCACAAGAGAGTGCTGagctcccccagcccctccgCACCCACTGCCCTGAGCCCCACCCTCCCTGCAGGTGGAGCTGGAGCGGGGCAAGACGCTGCACATCAAAGCCCTGGCCATAAGTGACCTGAACCGGGCTGGCCAGAGGCAGGTCTTCTTCGAGCTCAACGGGCAGCTGCGATCCATCCTGGTCAAGGACACACAGGCCATGAAGGTATGGCTCCCCCGGCGGCTGGGCTGTGGCGCCAGGCAGGGTGGCCTAGCATTTCACGCCCATTTTGCCTGCCTGCAGGAGATGCATTTCCACCCCAAGGCCCTGAAGGACGTGAAGGGCCAGATTGGGGCACCCATGCCCGGGAAGGTGATAGACATCAAGGTGGCGGCAGGAGACAGGGTGACCAAGGGCCAGCCCCTGTGTGTGCTCAGCGCCATGAAGATGGAGACTGTGGTGACGTCACCCATGGAGGGTACCGTCCAGAAGGTGCACGTGACCACCGACATGACCCTGGAGGGCGACGACCTCATCCTGGAGATGGAGTGATCTGGCCCATTTGGCCACGTGGCCGTCCTCACCCTGAACCTTCAGCAGAAGCTGTGCTGCCAGGGCAGGCCCAGGCCAGCAAGtgccccagggcaggcagggccTGGCCCCAGCTGCTCGGGGCAGAGGGACACGGCCTCCCGCGGCCTTTTTCCTCCTCGGCCATGTGTCCTTTCCCCACTGGCAGACAGTCCCTTACAGATTCATCTCTAGCCAATAAGGGCCCTCTCACTAGAGGCGACAGTGGTGAGACAAGTGGGCCTAGACCTGGGGTGCAGGTTTGGGGGCCCTATTCCCTGCGGGGGAGACCTAAGCCCACATCCTGGAAAAACCTGCTCAATAAAActggctccccccccccccccactctcaCGCTTGGTCCTGCCGGGCCCACTCCTTCCCCAGCGCTGCCCGTGGGAGGCGGGGGCAGGGCCGCTCCTTGCCCAGCCCCCATGCTGGGGTTTATTTTCTTCCTTGGAGTATGACGATGACCATAGTGGCCTTCATTTCAGCCACtactgagtgcctactgtatACACCCTCAAACAAGACCAACTAGTTCTTActgagagctgggggtggggtgggtagtgTTCTAAGCACTCAACATGGATTACCTTGGATTCCTCACCACCCTCATCCATTTTATGGACACAGAAAGCAAGTCAGAGGAAGGTGAAATAACTTGTCCAGGACTCCACTGCTAACAGGAGGCAAGGTAGAACCGTGCTTAGGCTGTAGGACCCCCTTGCTCCCAGCCACACTGCTTTACTCTCTGAAACCTTAGGCCAACACCCCAAATCCTGCCTGCAGTTGCAAAACCAGTTAGCTCAGCAGTGGATGCAACCTGGTACCACCTTCTGGGAGGTGGGGAGACCGCAGATATGGTGACCGCAGGTGTGGTGAGAAAGCAAACATTCTTGTGAACACTTGGCTGTGAGAACAGTGGTGGGGGTTAGGAGGAGCACTGGAGCCCCAGGTTCTAAACTGCTTTCACTGCAGTAGCCGTAAAAGGTCCACATTCTGTGGCCTGACTCCCTCTGCCCTGTCTTCACTGACTCCTGCTGAGGAGCAGGGGACACAGAAGACAGGCCAGGCCCTTGGCCAGTGAGATGCGAAAATGCCGAGGCGGCCAGGACAGTTCCTGAGGACTGGGGggtggatggggggggggggttgctgaCTCCACCAGGAAGGAGGAGCAGAGCCCAGATTtgctgaccccccccccccccacacacacacacaagcaggaGGTACACCCTCAGCACCCTGTGAACCCTTTGGTCTCTGCCCAGCTCATGACTATCAGTCCCTCATCTCTGGGGTGAGCAAAGATCCCAAGTGTACTCCCCACACAAGGTCCTGTACTctcacctcctccacctccccgACAGCTGCTACACAGGTGGGGGAGAGGAAAGCTCTCCAGTAGTTGTGCTTACCCAGTGCCCTTTTAAATAGTTTAGTCACAATCAACCTGGGGGGGAGGGGAAAGCCACAcctccatttcttttccttcaagcACCAGCCTAGGGGAGGGGAAGTGGGACAACCCCCTTGAGTCTGGAATGGGACCTAAAATAATATTCCTATAAGCATTAAAAAACACAAAGTGGTGGCCAGGGAATGAGAATTGTACAAACGAGAGGAGCAGGTGGAACAGCAGGAGGTCCCAAGAACCCAGAATCACCGGACTGCCAGGCAGGGCTCCTCCTGCTCTTGGGGCTGCAGCCTCTGGGTTCATCCAGGCCAGGCAGGTGGCAGAGGTCCAAGTGCAATCAGTACAGCCCTCCACTCCTCAGCGACTTTTAGCAGGTTCCTCTCCTGTGTTTGGACCAATTTCCTCTGCGTAAAATGAGCCTGGTGGGCTTTATGGAGGTCCTGGGGAGGCTCACAGCTGACCATCCTCCAAGGACACAAGTTGGAAGCTCCATCACGTGCTGACCTGGCACCGCACAGACCCCAAAGGAACTGGGCCCAAACCTGGCACCAACACAGTCTCAGGCTCACCTGTGCTAGGACTCGGGTCATGGCTCAGGAAGAAGGAAGCTCCAGATCCCAGGCAGTCTGGGGCCCCAGCCTATCCTTTACTCCCGGGAATTGTGCCTGTCGGGCTAATGTGCCCAGAGAGCTGCGTGCAAGGGACTGGGACAGGTGGTGGGCCCACTGCAAAAGCCACCTGGAGTCCTCATCCAAAACCGGCTGATTCCCAAGGGTCCAAGGCCATGTTACCCAAGTTAAATCTCTTTAATATCCCAATACAAAGTCCTGATGcaaaaagacaatgagaaaaCCCTGGGAAACTGGAGAGGGAAGGGGGTTCACAAATAATACCCCCAAGCAGCTTTTCGGTGGCAGAGGGGAGCAGATGAGGACAGAGGACCCAGAGAAGGAAGCAGTTCCAAGTGAGGAGGGGAGTCCTCGGCTCCTGGGATCTGCCCCAGTCCCCCACTCCCAGCTGCTCCTCAACCCCCTTTCAAGGGGAGCTGCACCCTGTGGACGTCTGCTTCTTTCTCTTGGTCCCTGGGATTCAACTAGCTCTGGCTTCATCCCCTATAAAAATTCCTGAGATCTTGGGGACCCCAGCACGCCCCTCCCTTACAGTACCCCTTGTTGGGGAGGGGTTGGGGCACCCATGAGAGTCCATAGGAGTGTGCACAGCCACGGGTGCGTGTACAGGAGCGTGGGTCAGGAGCACAGGGGAGCCTCTGAGTCCCCTGCGCGTTCCAGAAGCACACAGAGGGGAAGGCTGCCGTAGAGCTTGGGGTCCGTGAGGGGCTGGAGCAGCAGCAGGAAGAGTCCCACACCCAGGGCATAGCTGGCCAGCAGGGGCCACCTCTGAGGGTGCTCCAGGGCTGCACAGACAGCAGGGAAGCCCATGTAATTGCAGAAGGAGTGGCAGAGGACAGGCCCGATCAGGTGTCCTGGGGGAAGGGAGACAGCAGCAGATCATGGAGCAGGCCCCCACCTCCCTGGGCCTTTCCGGGGCTGATGGCCCTCGTCCCCTCAAACGgatctcccacccacccaccatacccacccatccacacacacaccccctggCTTCTGCCTCCTTCCACCTTTTAGGCCTCAccaggcccagggcctggccTCGGCCTGTCCCAAGGACCTCGATAAAATGACCACATTGGTGATCGCTCCTCAAacaaatacagtgttcccattcTCCCGCCCACCCCTGTGGAACACGTGAGAGACGGAGAACCAACCTGTGCGGATGAAGAGAAAAGCAGTGTAGGCACCGAAGACAGCTGTGTAGGAGAACTGGAACGCTGGAGATGGGAGGCCACGAGTGACCACACCTGTACACCCATTAGCCAGAGACCATCCCCTTTCCCATGGGGGCAGTGACTGCTTGCCCCAGCAACCCCTCCAATCCTAGAGCCCCATTTCCCATTCTTCCTCCAGAGTGGCACCAGGGAGACCCTTGCACACCCCGATCCAGGACTGCCCCAGGCAAGCTCCCCAGAACTCACCTGCAGACAAGAAGATGCTCCCCACACTGCTCTGGCGGAACCGCAGCTGCTCAATAATGTGATGAAAATGGGCTGGGAGCAAAGCAAGAAGCACATCACATCCCTGTCACCCTACAGGCCTCCCTCACCCCAAACCCCATCCTCGGCTCTTGTGCTGGGAACATCTCCCCAGGACCACGTTAGACAAACTCACCAACTCCAAAGAAGAGTGGGCAGGTGAACACGGCCGGGCCCAGGCCCATGCATGGCGCTAACATGGGCAGCATGCAGGCCCGGAACACCAGCTCCTCTGTCAGTGGCGCAATCACTTGGTTCCGCAGCCAACGCATGTCTGTGAGGCAGCGGGCCCAGGAGCGGGGGGCTGAGGAGGGGATGCAGAACAACCATAGAGTGACTGACCAATGAACACTGAGATCCCCGAGGACCCAAGAGCCCCTCTCCCACAACCTTCCTGGGCCAAACTCAACTTAGGTATCACTACTCCTGAGAACAGGTGAGGGTTGAGCTTTGTTGATCAGACCCAGCAAAAAACAACACCTCAAGTGGACTGAAAGGAAAGGTATTAGTAGCTGAGGCAGGATATCCTGACAGTAAACTCTGGAAACATCAAAATCCACCCAAAACCAACTCTGCTTTGGGGAAAACAAAGGTTAAGGGAAGGAGGAACAGTGCTCTCGGGTTCACACTGAGTGCTGCTGGAGACCCTAGCAAAGCCTCCTCAGACGTCAGGAACCAAATCTCAGAGGCCACCCAACTCCACACTTCCATTTTAATGATGAGGAAACACCCAGAAGGACGACATCTCATGTCACATGTCCAGGTCACACTGAGTCCTAGTGACTGCCTCCCACTGGTTC
This genomic stretch from Choloepus didactylus isolate mChoDid1 chromosome 6, mChoDid1.pri, whole genome shotgun sequence harbors:
- the PC gene encoding pyruvate carboxylase, mitochondrial; amino-acid sequence: MLKFRVIYGGRRVLGVRWASSIPAASPSVRRLEYKPIKKVMVANRGEIAIRVFRACTELGIRTVAIYSEQDTGQMHRQKADEAYLIGRGLAPVQAYLHIPDIIKVAKENDVDAVHPGYGFLSERADFAQACQDAGVRFIGPSPEVVRKMGDKVEARAIAIAAGVPVVPGTDSPITSLREAHEFANTYGFPIIFKAAYGGGGRGMRVVHSYEELEENYTRAYSEALAAFGNGALFVEKFIEKPRHIEVQILGDQYGNILHLYERDCSIQRRHQKVVEIAPAAHLSPQLRTRLTSDSVKLAKQVGYQNAGTVEFLVDRHGKHYFIEVNSRLQVEHTVTEEITDVDLVHAQIHVAEGRSLPDLGLRQENIRINGCAIQCRVTTEDPARGFQPDTGRIEVFRSGEGMGIRLDNASAFQGAVISPHYDSLLVKVIAHGKDHPTAATKMSRALAEFRVRGVKTNIPFLQNVLNNQQFLAGTVDTQFIDENPDLFQLRPVQNRAQKLLHYLGHVMVNGPTTPIPVKANPSPTDPVVPAVPIGPPPAGFREVLLREGPEGFARAVRNHQGLLLMDTTFRDAHQSLLATRVRTHDLKKIAPYAAHNFSSLFSMENWGGATFDVAMRFLYECPWRRLQELRELIPNIPFQMLLRGANAVGYTNYPDNVVFKFCEVAKENGMDVFRVFDSLNYLPNLLLGMEAAGSAGGVVEAAISYTGDVADPSRTKYSLQYYMGLAEELVRAGTHILCIKDMAGLLKPAACTMLVTSLRERFPDLPLHIHTHDTSGAGVAAMLASAQAGADVVDVAADSMSGMTSQPSMGALVACTRGTPLDTGVALERVFDYNEYWEGARGLYAAFDCTATMKSGNSDVYENEIPGGQYTNLHFQAHSMGLGSKFKEVKKAYVEANQMLGDLIKVTPSSKIVGDLAQFMVQNGLSRAEAEAQAEELSFPRSVVEFLQGYIGVPHGGFPEPLRSKVLKDLPRLEGRPGASLPPLDLQVLEKELVERHGEEMTPEDVLSAAIYPDVFTHFKDFTATFGPLDSLNTRLFLQGPKIAEEFEVELERGKTLHIKALAISDLNRAGQRQVFFELNGQLRSILVKDTQAMKEMHFHPKALKDVKGQIGAPMPGKVIDIKVAAGDRVTKGQPLCVLSAMKMETVVTSPMEGTVQKVHVTTDMTLEGDDLILEME
- the RCE1 gene encoding CAAX prenyl protease 2 isoform X3, with the protein product MAALGGDGLLLLSVPRPERQPESAALGGPGPGLCCWVSVFSCLSLACSYVGSLYVWKSELPRDHPAVIKRRFTSVLVVSSLSPLCVLLWRELTGIQILFLGPLMQLSMDCPCDLADGLKVVLAPRSWARCLTDMRWLRNQVIAPLTEELVFRACMLPMLAPCMGLGPAVFTCPLFFGVAHFHHIIEQLRFRQSSVGSIFLSAGVVTRGLPSPAFQFSYTAVFGAYTAFLFIRTGHLIGPVLCHSFCNYMGFPAVCAALEHPQRWPLLASYALGVGLFLLLLQPLTDPKLYGSLPLCVLLERAGDSEAPLCS
- the RCE1 gene encoding CAAX prenyl protease 2 isoform X2, whose amino-acid sequence is MAALGGDGLLLLSVPRPERQPESAALGGPGPGLCCWVSVFSCLSLACSYVGSLYVWKSELPRDHPAVIKRRFTSVLVVSSLSPLCVLLWRELTGIQPGTSLLTLMGFRLEGIFPAALLPLLLTMILFLGPLMQLSMDCPCDLADGLKVVLAPRSWARCLTDMRWLRNQVIAPLTEELVFRACMLPMLAPCMGLGPAVFTCPLFFGVAHFHHIIEQLRFRQSSVGSIFLSAAFQFSYTAVFGAYTAFLFIRTGHLIGPVLCHSFCNYMGFPAVCAALEHPQRWPLLASYALGVGLFLLLLQPLTDPKLYGSLPLCVLLERAGDSEAPLCS
- the RCE1 gene encoding CAAX prenyl protease 2 isoform X1 is translated as MAALGGDGLLLLSVPRPERQPESAALGGPGPGLCCWVSVFSCLSLACSYVGSLYVWKSELPRDHPAVIKRRFTSVLVVSSLSPLCVLLWRELTGIQPGTSLLTLMGFRLEGIFPAALLPLLLTMILFLGPLMQLSMDCPCDLADGLKVVLAPRSWARCLTDMRWLRNQVIAPLTEELVFRACMLPMLAPCMGLGPAVFTCPLFFGVAHFHHIIEQLRFRQSSVGSIFLSAGVVTRGLPSPAFQFSYTAVFGAYTAFLFIRTGHLIGPVLCHSFCNYMGFPAVCAALEHPQRWPLLASYALGVGLFLLLLQPLTDPKLYGSLPLCVLLERAGDSEAPLCS